The Triticum dicoccoides isolate Atlit2015 ecotype Zavitan chromosome 6A, WEW_v2.0, whole genome shotgun sequence genome has a window encoding:
- the LOC119316069 gene encoding uncharacterized protein LOC119316069, whose product MHDPFLHLIGPSRAIVFTDMVDFEIQLKVKGTTKSEDKALISYVCNYNGGCSPGVSTLCIEKFFCTLELCLQRIRRTVQATILGVQVVKYGSWPFEYGGRVTCSPPSEGEMVCTDSGVTPIINLASSQIVLLESKGKALPKGFHGYIVLSRQVVSVEAEGVLDLALEAYSRSGDTTTAQGHVRFLPKFCGISQDKCFLDDVEVVITVAWSLVATSKREVVLERGLSEY is encoded by the exons ATGCAC GATCCCTTTTTGCACTTGATTGGACCGTCTCGTGCAATTGTATTTACGGACATGGTTGACTTTGAAATCCAACTAAAAGTAAAAGGTACAACAAAGTCTGAAGATAAAGCATTGATCAGTTATGTGTGCAATTataatggaggatgtagtcctggtGTATCTACCTTATGCATTGAGAAATTCTTCTGCACACTGGAGTTATGCTTGCAGCGAATTAGACGAACGGTCCAGGCTACTATCTTGGGTGTTCAGGTAGTCAAATATGGCTCATGGCCTTTTGAATATGGCGGCCGAGTTACTTGCTCCCCACCATCAGAAGGGGAAATGGTGTGCACTGATAGTGGAGTCACTCCTATTATTAATTTAGCATCTAGCCAAATTGTCCTGCTTGAGTCAAAAGGTAAAGCACTGCCGAAAGGTTTTCATGGTTACATAGTTCTGTCGAGGCAAGTTGTTTCTGTAGAAGCTGAAGGAGTGTTGGACCTTGCCCTGGAAGCCTACTCCAGATCTGGTGATACCACTACTGCACAAGGTCATGTCCGTTTCTTGCCCAAATTTTGCGGTATAAGCCAGGATAAATGTTTTCTTGATGATGTCGAGGTAGTGATTACTGTTGCTTGGTcccttgttgctacgagcaagcgggAGGTGGTGTTAGAACGAGGTTTGTCTGAATATTGA
- the LOC119318295 gene encoding serine carboxypeptidase 24-like: MATRCGGAGGGGVVGAVASVLVLWLAAGGAAGLVATDPGAEERARDRVEALPGQPAVAFAQYSGYVTVSERHGRALFYWLTEAAGGDPARKPLVLWLNGGPGCSSVAYGASEEIGPFRIKPNGTGLYLNKYSWNREANLLFLESPAGVGFSYSNTSSDLKTSGDERTAQDSLQFLISWMSRFPQYRHRDFYIAGESYAGHYVPQLARKIVEYNKASPNPFINLKGILVGNAVTDNYYDNIGTVTYWWTHAMISDGTYRAILKLCNFSSANVSNACNRAMSYAMNHEFGDIDQYSIYTPSCHATSDSSAASGNSTAPRRHRRAVLRFKDTLIRRRSNSYDPCTETYAEKYYNRLDVQRAMHANITRIPYRWTGCSDVLIKTWNDSELSMLPTYRMLIKAGIRIWVFSGDTDSVVPVTATRFSLSHLGLKTKIRWYPWYSAGQVGGWSEVYEGLTFASVRGAGHEVPLFQPRRAFRMFVSFLAGKPLPKS, translated from the exons ATGGCGACCCGGTGTGgaggggcgggcggcggcggcgttgtgGGCGCCGTGGCGAGCGTCCTGGTGCTGTGGCTGGCGGCTGGAGGCGCGGCCGGCCTGGTCGCCACCGACCCTGGCGCGGAGGAGCGGGCGCGGGACCGGGTGGAGGCGCTGCCGGGGCAGCCGGCGGTGGCCTTCGCTCAGTACTCCGGGTACGTGACGGTGAGCGAGCGCCACGGCCGCGCGCTCTTCTACTGGCTCACCGAAGCCGCCGGCGGCGACCCGGCCAGGAAGCCCCTCGTCCTCTGGCTCAACGGCG GCCCTGGGTGCTCCTCCGTGGCTTACGGCGCGTCCGAGGAGATCGGCCCGTTCCGGATCAAGCCCAACGGGACGGGGCTCTACCTCAACAAGTACTCGTGGAACAGAG AGGCGAACCTTCTCTTCCTCGAGTCGCCGGCCGGCGTcggcttctcctactccaacacctCCTCCGATCTCAAGACCTCCGGCGACGAGAGGACCG CTCAAGACTCGCTGCAGTTCTTGATCAGCTGGATGTCGCGGTTCCCGCAGTACCGGCACCGGGATTTCTACATCGCCGGAGAAAGCTACGCCG GCCACTACGTGCCCCAGTTGGCGAGGAAGATCGTCGAGTACAACAAGGCTTCGCCCAACCCCTTCATCAACCTAAAGGGAATCCTT GTGGGGAACGCGGTGACCGACAACTACTACGACAACATCGGCACGGTGACCTACTGGTGGACGCACGCCATGATCTCCGACGGCACCTACAGGGCCATCCTCAAGCTCTGCAACTTCAGCAGCGCCAACGTCTCGAATGCCTGCAACCGCGCCATGAGCTACGCCATGAACCACGAGTTCGGGGACATCGACCAGTACAGCATCTACACGCCCTCCTGCCACGCCACCTCCGATTCGTCGGCGGCATCCGGCAACTCCACTGCACCGCGCAGGCACCGCCGTGCAGTGCTCAGGTTCAAGGACACCCTCATCCGCCGGAGGTCCAACAGCTACGACCCCTGCACGGAGACCTACGCCGAGAAGTACTACAACCGGCTCGACGTGCAGAGGGCCATGCACGCAAACATTACAAGGATCCCCTACAGATGGACCGGCTGCAG TGATGTGCTCATCAAGACATGGAACGACTCCGAGTTGTCGATGCTGCCCACGTACAGGATGCTGATCAAGGCTGGGATTAGGATATGGGTGTTCAG CGGCGACACGGACTCGGTTGTCCCGGTGACAGCGACGAGGTTTTCACTCAGCCACCTTGGTCTCAAGACTAAGATCCGCTGGTACCCATGGTACTCAGCCGGTCAG GTAGGAGGGTGGTCTGAGGTGTATGAAGGGCTGACATTTGCGTCGGTGAGAGGCGCGGGGCACGAGGTGCCACTGTTCCAGCCAAGGAGGGCGTTCAGGATGTTCGTATCATTCCTGGCTGGGAAGCCATTGCCCAAATCCTGA